In Streptomyces nojiriensis, one genomic interval encodes:
- a CDS encoding carbohydrate-binding protein: MPKRHARAACTALAAAGLLLAGTGGAIADSAPAAPSAAATLRTADAPPELLAAMQRDLGLTPTQAKARLAHEAEAGAAAARLRDRLGTAFAGAWVDGADAGTLTVATTRAADTAAIRAGGARAKLVGRTLADLDAARAALDRAAGPATPVRYVDPRSNTLVVEEAEAGAAAALLAATGTDPAGVTVVRTAGAPRPLYDLRGGDAYYMNGSGRCSVGFPVTKGSVNGFATAGHCGRAGTGTSGFNQVAQGSFQASVFPGNDMAWVAANTQWTATPYVKGSGGANVQVTGSVLQPVGASVCRSGSTTGWHCGTIQQHDTSVTYPEGTISGVTRTTVCAEPGDSGGSYISGSQAQGVTSGGSGNCSGGGTTFFQPLNPILSAYGLTLKVGGSDPGPGPGPGDPEPGGTWKAGTVYAAGATVTYGGSAYRCLQGHQAQTGWEPPNVPALWQRV; the protein is encoded by the coding sequence ATGCCCAAGCGACACGCCCGCGCGGCGTGTACCGCCCTGGCCGCCGCCGGGCTGCTGCTGGCCGGGACCGGCGGCGCCATCGCCGATTCCGCCCCCGCCGCGCCCTCCGCGGCGGCCACCCTGCGTACCGCCGACGCCCCGCCCGAGCTGCTCGCCGCGATGCAGCGCGACCTCGGCCTGACCCCCACGCAGGCCAAGGCGCGCCTGGCCCACGAGGCCGAGGCGGGGGCCGCCGCCGCCCGGCTGCGCGACCGGCTCGGCACCGCCTTCGCCGGGGCCTGGGTGGACGGGGCCGACGCCGGCACCCTCACCGTGGCCACCACCCGGGCCGCCGACACCGCCGCGATACGGGCCGGCGGGGCCCGGGCGAAGCTGGTCGGCCGCACCCTGGCCGACCTGGACGCCGCCCGGGCGGCACTGGACCGGGCCGCCGGCCCCGCGACCCCGGTCCGCTACGTCGACCCGCGCTCCAACACCCTCGTCGTCGAGGAGGCCGAGGCGGGGGCGGCGGCCGCGCTGCTGGCCGCCACCGGGACCGACCCGGCCGGTGTCACGGTGGTCCGTACGGCCGGCGCCCCGCGCCCGCTGTACGACCTGCGCGGCGGGGACGCGTACTACATGAACGGCAGCGGCCGCTGCTCCGTCGGCTTCCCCGTCACCAAGGGCTCCGTGAACGGCTTCGCCACCGCAGGGCACTGCGGGCGCGCCGGAACCGGCACCAGCGGCTTCAACCAGGTGGCCCAGGGCTCCTTCCAGGCCTCGGTCTTCCCCGGCAACGACATGGCCTGGGTGGCCGCGAACACCCAGTGGACCGCGACCCCGTACGTGAAGGGCAGCGGCGGCGCGAACGTGCAGGTCACCGGCTCGGTGCTGCAGCCGGTCGGAGCCTCGGTATGCCGCTCCGGATCGACCACCGGATGGCACTGCGGCACGATCCAGCAGCACGACACCAGCGTCACCTACCCCGAGGGCACCATCTCCGGCGTGACCCGTACGACCGTCTGCGCCGAGCCGGGCGACTCGGGCGGCTCCTACATCTCCGGGAGCCAGGCCCAGGGCGTCACCTCGGGCGGCTCCGGCAACTGCTCCGGCGGCGGGACCACCTTCTTCCAGCCGCTGAACCCGATCCTGTCCGCGTACGGACTGACCCTCAAGGTCGGCGGCAGCGACCCCGGTCCGGGCCCCGGCCCCGGTGACCCCGAGCCGGGCGGCACTTGGAAGGCGGGCACCGTCTACGCGGCCGGCGCCACCGTCACGTACGGCGGTTCGGCCTACCGCTGCCTGCAGGGCCACCAGGCCCAGACGGGCTGGGAGCCGCCGAACGTCCCGGCGCTCTGGCAGCGGGTCTGA
- a CDS encoding alanine racemase, translating to MASDSDPVKDLADEPVDHRFKGLPPDAQTHGLTVGRLAAERRDLYTGGFTTPVLTLDADALEHNLAALGAYAARHDLAFAPHGKTCMSPQLFRRQLEHGAWGITAAVPHQARVYRAFGIQRIFLANELVDPAALRWVAGELAADPEFRFVCYVDSVRGVHLMDRALRDSAAVIDVVVELGAGEGARTGARSDEDCRAVADAVAATATLRLVGMGGYEAEVPGADPDSVHAYLRRLTALAVEFDKAGRFPADLDEIVVSAGGSAWFDAVADVFAELPELSRPVLKLLRSGAYVSHDHGWYTRLTPFNRHPEEGGLRPAFRLWTQVVSRPSPTQAFVNAGKRDIAYDLGLPEAELVRDALTGAERPAAGVRVVKLSDQHAWLETDSAEDVQVGDWVALGMSHPCTIFEKWPLIPVVQADGAVTDYVRTFF from the coding sequence ATGGCCAGCGACAGCGACCCCGTCAAGGACCTCGCCGACGAGCCGGTCGACCACCGGTTCAAAGGCCTGCCCCCGGACGCCCAGACGCACGGCCTCACCGTCGGCCGGCTCGCCGCCGAGCGCCGCGACCTGTACACCGGCGGCTTCACCACCCCCGTCCTGACCCTCGACGCGGACGCGCTGGAGCACAACCTCGCCGCGCTCGGCGCCTACGCCGCCCGTCACGACCTGGCCTTCGCCCCGCACGGCAAGACCTGCATGTCCCCGCAGCTCTTCCGGCGCCAGCTGGAGCACGGCGCGTGGGGCATCACCGCCGCCGTCCCCCACCAGGCCCGCGTCTACCGCGCCTTCGGCATCCAGCGGATCTTCCTCGCCAACGAGCTCGTCGATCCCGCCGCCCTGCGCTGGGTGGCCGGCGAGCTCGCCGCCGACCCCGAGTTCCGCTTCGTCTGCTACGTCGACTCCGTCCGCGGGGTCCACCTCATGGACCGCGCCCTGCGCGACTCGGCCGCCGTCATCGACGTCGTCGTCGAGCTCGGCGCCGGCGAGGGCGCCCGTACCGGGGCCCGCAGCGACGAGGACTGCCGCGCCGTCGCCGACGCGGTCGCCGCCACCGCCACCCTGCGCCTCGTCGGCATGGGCGGCTACGAGGCCGAGGTCCCCGGCGCCGACCCCGACTCCGTCCACGCGTACCTGCGCCGGCTCACCGCGCTCGCCGTCGAGTTCGACAAGGCCGGCCGCTTCCCGGCGGACCTCGACGAGATCGTCGTCAGCGCCGGCGGCTCGGCCTGGTTCGACGCGGTCGCCGACGTGTTCGCCGAGCTCCCGGAGCTCTCCCGCCCGGTCCTCAAGCTGCTGCGCTCGGGCGCGTACGTCTCCCACGACCACGGCTGGTACACCCGGCTGACCCCCTTCAACCGGCACCCGGAGGAGGGCGGTCTGCGCCCGGCGTTCCGGCTGTGGACCCAGGTCGTCTCCCGCCCCTCCCCCACCCAGGCCTTCGTCAACGCGGGCAAGCGCGACATCGCCTACGACCTGGGGCTGCCCGAGGCCGAGCTGGTCCGCGACGCCCTCACCGGCGCGGAGCGCCCCGCCGCCGGCGTCCGCGTGGTCAAGCTGTCCGACCAGCACGCCTGGCTGGAGACCGACTCGGCCGAGGACGTGCAGGTGGGCGACTGGGTGGCCCTCGGCATGTCCCACCCCTGCACGATCTTCGAGAAGTGGCCGCTGATCCCGGTCGTGCAGGCCGACGGCGCCGTCACCGACTACGTCCGCACCTTCTTCTAG
- a CDS encoding nitroreductase/quinone reductase family protein, whose protein sequence is MHALDVDWDHPTDPHPGPRLDHVRAYVSTAGADGHLWHGVRTLLLTTLDRTRDRAVRTPLIYGEDAGRYIVLASGYGALEHPRWYRNLTAHPEVRLQVGAAAFTARARTATPQEREVYWEMMTALWPPFEEDRAAARPREIPLVILERAV, encoded by the coding sequence ATGCACGCACTCGATGTCGACTGGGACCACCCCACCGACCCGCACCCCGGCCCGCGGCTCGACCACGTACGCGCCTACGTGAGCACCGCGGGAGCCGACGGGCACCTCTGGCACGGAGTCCGCACCCTCCTGCTGACCACGCTCGACCGCACCCGAGACCGCGCCGTCCGCACCCCGCTGATCTACGGCGAGGACGCGGGCCGGTACATCGTGCTGGCTTCCGGCTACGGCGCCCTGGAGCACCCCCGCTGGTACCGGAACCTCACCGCCCACCCGGAGGTCCGCCTCCAGGTCGGCGCCGCCGCCTTCACGGCGCGGGCGCGCACCGCGACGCCCCAGGAACGGGAGGTGTACTGGGAGATGATGACGGCCCTGTGGCCCCCGTTCGAGGAGGACCGCGCCGCGGCCCGGCCCCGCGAGATCCCGCTGGTGATCCTGGAGCGCGCGGTCTGA
- a CDS encoding pyridoxal phosphate-dependent aminotransferase translates to MQVIQSTKLANVCYEIRGPVLEEAMRLEAAGHRILKLNTGNPAAFGFECPPEILEDMLRNLGTAHGYGDAKGLLSARRAVMQHYQTKGIDLDVEDIYLGNGVSELIQMSMQALLDDGDEVLVPAPDYPLWTASVSLAGGTAVHYRCDEQADWMPDLADIERKVTDRTKAIVIINPNNPTGAVYDEEMLRGLTDIARRHNLVVCSDEIYDRILYDGAVHHNTAAIAPDLLTLTFNGLSKNYRVAGYRAGWMAVCGPKKHAACYIEGLTVLANMRLCANMPSQHAVATALGGRQSIEDLVLPGGRILEQRNVAYDLLTQIPGVTCVKPKGALYAFPRLDPSVYKIKDDRQMVLDLLRAEKIMVVHGTGFNWPEPDHFRIVTLPNAKDLADAVTRIGNFLDGYSQL, encoded by the coding sequence ATGCAGGTGATCCAGTCAACCAAACTCGCCAATGTCTGTTACGAGATCCGCGGCCCCGTGCTCGAAGAGGCGATGCGGCTCGAAGCAGCAGGTCATCGCATCCTCAAGCTCAACACGGGCAACCCCGCGGCCTTCGGCTTCGAGTGCCCTCCGGAGATCCTTGAGGACATGCTCCGCAACCTGGGCACCGCCCACGGTTACGGTGACGCGAAGGGGCTGCTCTCCGCGCGCCGCGCGGTCATGCAGCACTACCAGACCAAGGGCATCGACCTGGACGTCGAGGACATCTACCTCGGCAACGGCGTCTCCGAGCTGATCCAGATGTCGATGCAGGCGCTGCTCGACGACGGCGACGAGGTCCTGGTCCCCGCGCCGGACTACCCGCTGTGGACCGCCTCCGTGTCCCTCGCCGGCGGCACGGCCGTGCACTACCGCTGCGACGAGCAGGCCGACTGGATGCCCGACCTCGCCGACATCGAGCGCAAGGTCACCGATCGCACCAAGGCGATCGTCATCATCAACCCGAACAACCCGACCGGCGCCGTCTATGACGAAGAGATGCTGCGCGGGCTCACGGACATCGCGCGCCGCCACAACCTGGTCGTCTGCTCGGACGAGATCTACGACCGGATCCTGTACGACGGCGCCGTGCACCACAACACCGCCGCCATCGCCCCGGACCTACTGACGCTGACCTTCAACGGGCTCTCGAAGAACTACCGCGTCGCCGGCTACCGGGCCGGCTGGATGGCGGTCTGCGGACCCAAGAAGCACGCCGCCTGCTACATCGAGGGCCTCACGGTCCTGGCGAACATGCGCCTGTGCGCGAACATGCCCTCGCAGCACGCCGTGGCCACCGCGCTCGGCGGCCGGCAGTCGATCGAGGACCTGGTCCTGCCCGGCGGGCGGATCCTGGAGCAGCGCAACGTCGCGTACGACCTGCTCACCCAGATCCCGGGCGTCACCTGCGTGAAGCCGAAGGGCGCGCTCTACGCCTTCCCGCGGCTGGACCCGTCCGTCTACAAGATCAAGGACGACCGGCAGATGGTCCTGGACCTGCTGCGGGCCGAGAAGATCATGGTGGTGCACGGTACGGGCTTCAACTGGCCCGAGCCCGACCACTTCCGGATCGTGACGCTGCCGAACGCCAAGGACCTGGCCGACGCGGTGACCCGGATCGGGAACTTCCTCGACGGCTACAGCCAGCTGTAG
- a CDS encoding GNAT family N-acetyltransferase, with the protein MEYRYASEADAPAMAELFAANHHDALTERQRAEQGFVQGRFDVGVLRAMAGARELLVADDAGRIAGLLALSAPEALADPSPPVAGLLQAQEALEWQGHPLAEARWLLYGPVVVAAAYRGRGVARALFTMGVAAASERAEAVVAFIEAGNVPSWKVHVDGFGMVPLGDYVAGGRTYSAVAAPTF; encoded by the coding sequence ATGGAGTACCGGTACGCCAGCGAGGCCGACGCGCCCGCCATGGCTGAGCTCTTCGCCGCCAACCACCACGACGCGCTGACGGAACGGCAGCGGGCGGAGCAGGGTTTCGTGCAGGGCCGCTTCGACGTCGGCGTGCTGCGGGCGATGGCCGGTGCGCGCGAGCTGCTGGTCGCGGACGACGCGGGCCGGATCGCCGGGCTGCTCGCGCTGTCGGCGCCCGAGGCTCTGGCCGACCCGTCGCCGCCGGTCGCGGGCCTGCTCCAGGCCCAGGAAGCCCTGGAGTGGCAGGGGCACCCGCTGGCCGAGGCGCGGTGGCTGCTCTACGGGCCGGTCGTGGTCGCCGCCGCGTACCGGGGGCGTGGTGTGGCCCGGGCGCTGTTCACCATGGGCGTGGCGGCGGCCTCGGAGCGTGCGGAAGCCGTGGTCGCCTTCATCGAGGCCGGGAACGTGCCGTCCTGGAAGGTGCACGTCGACGGCTTCGGCATGGTCCCGCTGGGCGACTACGTCGCGGGCGGGCGCACGTACAGCGCGGTCGCCGCGCCGACGTTCTGA
- a CDS encoding RDD family protein, which yields MSFGDPNNPYGQQPPQGQPGHPQQAPQGVPPQYGYPQQPPQGAAPQYGYPQQAPPPYGAYPPPGMPVPGMPGSGMPPLAHWGLRVGAALLDGLIMAGPMYALIGVGAAVASDESTEAIAGVLSLIGTLYFFGMVLFQIYKEGTTGQTIGKKVVGISVHREADGATLGFGMAFVRKLAHFLDGIACYIGYLWPLWDEKKQTFADKVCSTVVIKVNKNG from the coding sequence ATGAGTTTCGGCGACCCGAACAACCCCTACGGTCAGCAGCCCCCGCAGGGTCAGCCCGGCCACCCGCAGCAGGCCCCGCAGGGAGTGCCGCCGCAGTACGGCTACCCGCAGCAGCCGCCGCAGGGCGCCGCCCCGCAGTACGGCTACCCGCAGCAGGCCCCGCCGCCGTACGGCGCGTACCCGCCGCCGGGGATGCCCGTGCCGGGCATGCCGGGCTCGGGGATGCCGCCGCTGGCCCACTGGGGTCTGCGCGTGGGCGCCGCCCTGCTCGACGGACTGATCATGGCGGGCCCGATGTACGCCCTGATCGGTGTCGGCGCGGCCGTCGCCAGCGACGAGTCGACCGAGGCGATCGCCGGCGTCCTCAGCCTGATCGGCACGCTGTACTTCTTCGGTATGGTCCTCTTCCAGATCTACAAGGAAGGCACCACCGGCCAGACGATCGGCAAGAAGGTCGTCGGCATCAGTGTGCACCGCGAGGCCGACGGGGCCACGCTCGGCTTCGGCATGGCGTTCGTCCGCAAGCTGGCGCACTTCCTCGACGGCATCGCCTGCTACATCGGCTACCTGTGGCCGCTGTGGGACGAGAAGAAGCAGACCTTCGCCGACAAGGTGTGCAGCACCGTCGTCATCAAGGTGAACAAGAACGGCTGA
- a CDS encoding YdcF family protein gives MVAFALAAVLFLAFCISVRQDRRRFSNAVLLGLTFLSAFSALFLQVGKLPTWAAITVVVLAFASPAFGFLGLGVFLVRNGMVMIRKEGFRPANLLSMLTGLTIFALLALLILVGVVGSPLLGGIAGTVTVVAGYVSFVFFCFLGYAFLYGRIKVRGDVDHVVMLGSGLIGGDRVPPLLASRLRKGQQIYEAQLARSGRPPVLLVSGGKGSDEKVSEARAMADWLIAQGVPEQHVVLEDRSTTTEENMLFSRNIMTAHDPAYRCVVVTNNFHAFRAAMLARKTGVNGQVLGSPTAKYYWPSATIREFVAVFWEHRIVNLSICALLTVLGGLGTLAAVLV, from the coding sequence ATGGTCGCCTTCGCGCTTGCCGCCGTGCTCTTCCTCGCCTTCTGCATCAGTGTCCGGCAGGACCGGCGCCGCTTCAGCAACGCCGTGCTCCTGGGGCTGACTTTCCTCAGCGCGTTCTCCGCCCTGTTCCTCCAGGTGGGCAAACTGCCCACCTGGGCGGCGATCACGGTCGTCGTCCTCGCCTTCGCCTCGCCCGCGTTCGGCTTCCTCGGGCTGGGCGTCTTCCTCGTCCGCAACGGCATGGTCATGATCCGCAAGGAGGGCTTCCGGCCGGCCAACCTGCTGTCGATGCTCACGGGCCTCACGATCTTCGCGCTGCTCGCGCTGCTGATCCTCGTCGGCGTGGTCGGCTCCCCCCTCCTCGGCGGCATCGCCGGCACGGTCACCGTGGTCGCCGGCTACGTCTCCTTCGTCTTCTTCTGCTTCCTCGGCTACGCCTTCCTCTACGGCCGGATCAAGGTGCGCGGCGACGTCGACCACGTGGTCATGCTGGGCTCGGGCCTGATCGGCGGCGACCGCGTGCCGCCGCTGCTGGCCTCCCGCCTGCGCAAGGGGCAGCAGATCTACGAGGCCCAGCTGGCCCGGAGCGGCCGGCCGCCGGTGCTCCTGGTCTCGGGCGGCAAGGGATCGGACGAGAAGGTCTCCGAGGCCCGGGCGATGGCGGACTGGCTGATCGCGCAGGGCGTGCCCGAGCAGCACGTCGTGCTGGAGGACCGCTCCACCACGACCGAGGAGAACATGCTCTTCAGCCGGAACATCATGACGGCGCACGACCCGGCCTACCGGTGCGTGGTGGTCACCAACAACTTCCACGCGTTCCGGGCGGCGATGCTGGCCCGCAAGACCGGCGTCAACGGGCAGGTGCTGGGCTCGCCCACCGCGAAGTACTACTGGCCGAGCGCCACCATCCGCGAGTTCGTCGCGGTCTTCTGGGAGCACCGGATCGTGAACCTGTCCATCTGCGCCCTGCTCACCGTCCTCGGCGGGCTCGGCACGCTGGCGGCGGTCCTCGTCTGA
- a CDS encoding N-acyl-D-amino-acid deacylase family protein, with protein MDLVIRGARVVDGTGGPSYTADVGVHEGRITEIGRLPGGGRRTLDAHGLALAPGFVDMHAHSDLALLRDPDHSAKAAQGVTLEVLGQDGLSYAPVDDRTLGEVRAAIAGWNGPGDDVDFDWRTVGGYLDRLDRAHGGQGVAVNAAYLVPQGTVRAYALGWDDRPATAAELDRMRQLVAEGLAEGAVGMSSGLTYTPGMYATGAELTELCRVVARYGGYYCPHHRSYGRGAPAAYAEMVALAREAGCALHLAHATMNFGENRGRAGELLDLLDAALAEGVDITLDSYPYTPGCTTLAALLPGWAHEGGPEAVLARLRDDAQAERIRHALETEGSDGCHGVPVDWSTIEISGTADPAYGPYVGRRLDGWETARGLLLGDRLAPTVLQHVGHEENVRAIMRHRVHTGGSDGILQGAKPHPRAYGTFPHYLGHYVRELGLLSLEECVAHLAGRPAARLRLPDRGLVRVGYRADLVLFDPDTVAAGSTYERPRVLPTGIPHVLIDGRFVLCDGRRTDVLAGRAVRRTARDLR; from the coding sequence GTGGACCTGGTCATCCGGGGGGCCCGCGTCGTCGACGGCACGGGCGGGCCCTCGTACACCGCCGACGTCGGCGTCCACGAGGGCCGGATCACCGAGATCGGCCGGCTCCCGGGCGGCGGGCGCCGGACCCTCGACGCGCACGGCCTCGCCCTCGCCCCGGGCTTCGTCGACATGCACGCCCACAGCGACCTCGCCCTGCTCCGCGACCCGGACCACAGCGCGAAGGCGGCGCAGGGCGTGACCCTCGAAGTCCTCGGCCAGGACGGCCTGTCGTACGCGCCCGTCGACGACCGGACCCTCGGCGAGGTCCGGGCCGCCATCGCCGGCTGGAACGGTCCCGGCGACGACGTCGACTTCGACTGGCGCACGGTCGGCGGGTACCTCGACCGGCTGGACCGGGCCCACGGCGGTCAGGGCGTGGCCGTCAACGCCGCCTACCTGGTCCCCCAGGGCACGGTCCGCGCGTACGCCCTCGGCTGGGACGACCGCCCGGCGACCGCGGCCGAGCTGGACCGGATGCGGCAGCTCGTCGCCGAGGGCCTCGCCGAGGGCGCCGTCGGCATGTCCTCCGGCCTCACCTACACCCCCGGCATGTACGCCACCGGGGCCGAACTGACCGAGTTGTGCCGGGTCGTGGCCCGGTACGGCGGCTACTACTGCCCCCACCACCGCAGTTACGGCCGGGGCGCGCCGGCCGCCTACGCCGAGATGGTCGCCCTCGCCCGGGAGGCCGGCTGCGCCCTGCACCTCGCGCACGCCACCATGAACTTCGGCGAGAACCGGGGCCGGGCCGGCGAACTGCTCGACCTGCTCGACGCGGCCCTGGCCGAGGGCGTCGACATCACCCTCGACAGCTACCCGTACACCCCCGGCTGCACCACCCTCGCCGCGCTCCTGCCCGGTTGGGCGCACGAGGGCGGCCCGGAGGCGGTCCTGGCGCGGCTGCGCGACGACGCCCAGGCCGAACGGATCCGCCACGCGCTGGAGACCGAGGGCTCCGACGGCTGCCACGGGGTCCCCGTCGACTGGTCGACCATCGAGATCTCGGGCACCGCCGACCCCGCCTACGGCCCGTACGTCGGCAGGCGCCTGGACGGCTGGGAGACCGCCCGCGGGCTCCTGCTCGGCGACCGGCTCGCGCCGACGGTCCTCCAGCACGTCGGCCACGAGGAGAACGTCCGGGCGATCATGCGTCACCGGGTCCACACCGGCGGCTCCGACGGCATCCTCCAGGGCGCGAAACCGCATCCGCGCGCCTACGGCACCTTCCCCCACTACCTCGGCCACTACGTCCGCGAACTCGGCCTGCTCTCCCTGGAGGAGTGCGTGGCGCACCTGGCCGGGCGCCCCGCGGCGCGCCTGCGGCTGCCCGACCGGGGGCTGGTCCGCGTGGGGTACCGCGCCGACCTCGTCCTCTTCGACCCGGACACGGTCGCGGCCGGGTCCACGTACGAGCGGCCGCGCGTGCTGCCGACCGGGATCCCGCACGTCCTGATCGACGGGCGTTTCGTGCTGTGCGACGGACGCCGGACGGACGTGCTGGCCGGGCGCGCGGTGCGCCGAACCGCCCGCGATCTTCGGTAA
- a CDS encoding LysR family transcriptional regulator — protein sequence MDLELRHLKIVRAVADAGSLTRAATALGLAQPALSTQLKRIERALGGTLFLRGRDGVRATALGELVLERARVLLPAVCELQEDARRFARQGAHGYRLGGTHGPLLGGLVDRLAHEESGVPVSTYTSWSEKEVAAGVADGRLDFALVGVCGESVPPEPGRLAWMGVARDPVHVMLAEDHPLALAARTGIELAELAAEAWTDVPGDGCFGDCFAAACVRAGFTPACVYETDTASCVHLVQVGRAVGLCRATFPVTPGVVTRPLAGTPLVWRHLLGWHPAARVAARAAGVLGHARAAHAEALVRSAGGVALPAA from the coding sequence ATGGATCTGGAGCTGAGGCACCTCAAGATCGTCCGGGCCGTCGCCGACGCCGGGAGCCTGACGCGGGCCGCCACCGCGCTCGGCCTCGCGCAGCCCGCGCTCAGTACGCAGCTCAAACGCATCGAGCGGGCGCTGGGCGGGACGCTGTTCCTGCGGGGGCGCGACGGCGTACGGGCCACCGCGCTCGGTGAGCTGGTGCTGGAGCGGGCCAGGGTGCTGCTGCCCGCCGTGTGCGAGCTGCAGGAGGACGCCCGGCGGTTCGCCCGCCAGGGGGCGCACGGCTACCGGCTCGGCGGCACGCACGGACCGCTGCTCGGCGGGCTCGTGGACCGGCTCGCCCATGAGGAATCCGGCGTGCCCGTGTCCACGTACACCTCCTGGTCGGAGAAGGAGGTCGCCGCCGGCGTCGCCGACGGCCGCCTGGACTTCGCGCTGGTCGGGGTCTGCGGGGAGAGCGTGCCGCCCGAGCCGGGGCGCCTGGCCTGGATGGGGGTGGCGCGCGACCCCGTGCACGTGATGCTGGCCGAGGACCATCCCCTCGCCCTGGCCGCGCGCACCGGGATCGAGCTGGCCGAGCTGGCCGCCGAGGCGTGGACGGACGTCCCCGGCGACGGGTGTTTCGGCGACTGCTTCGCCGCGGCCTGCGTACGGGCCGGTTTCACGCCCGCCTGCGTCTACGAGACCGACACCGCCTCGTGCGTGCACCTGGTGCAGGTGGGGCGGGCGGTCGGGCTGTGCCGGGCCACGTTCCCGGTGACCCCGGGGGTGGTCACGCGGCCCCTTGCCGGGACCCCGCTCGTCTGGCGGCACCTGCTGGGCTGGCACCCTGCGGCGCGGGTCGCCGCGCGGGCTGCCGGGGTGCTGGGCCATGCGCGGGCTGCGCATGCGGAGGCCCTGGTGCGGTCGGCCGGAGGCGTTGCCTTGCCGGCGGCCTAG
- a CDS encoding macro domain-containing protein yields MKPLRIIAGDATSPQAKGPKVVAHVCNDLGGWGKGFVVAVSKRWAEPEAEYRAWHRGRSGNDFGLGAVQLVRVKPDVWVANMVGQRGIRTGSGGPPIRYDAVERCLAALAGHAVELGASVHMPRIGCGLAGGTWSRIEPLITGTLCARDVEVTVYDHG; encoded by the coding sequence GTGAAGCCGCTCAGGATCATTGCCGGGGATGCGACGAGCCCCCAGGCCAAGGGGCCCAAGGTCGTCGCGCATGTCTGCAACGACCTCGGGGGGTGGGGGAAGGGCTTCGTGGTGGCCGTTTCGAAGCGGTGGGCCGAGCCTGAGGCCGAGTACCGGGCGTGGCATCGGGGGCGCAGCGGGAACGACTTCGGGCTGGGTGCCGTGCAGCTGGTGCGGGTGAAGCCCGACGTGTGGGTGGCCAACATGGTCGGGCAGCGCGGCATCCGGACCGGGAGCGGGGGGCCGCCCATTCGTTACGACGCCGTGGAGCGGTGCCTTGCCGCGCTCGCCGGTCATGCGGTCGAGCTCGGGGCGAGTGTGCACATGCCGCGCATCGGGTGCGGACTCGCGGGCGGTACGTGGTCGCGCATCGAGCCGCTGATCACCGGGACCTTGTGTGCGCGCGACGTGGAAGTGACCGTGTACGACCACGGGTGA
- a CDS encoding substrate-binding domain-containing protein has protein sequence MRRILGIVLGLLLIGGVLYVVAFQGQDHPETTATKTVRGVIGSEKSEFFRDPDVVKALAAKGYTVKTETSGSWAMDQLALKEFDFAFPSSSEPAKEVAAAAGLKGAQETKPFFSPLVVIARPGAAKVLADNGLAKMTGTHSGTLLMGPFLTASGEDRTWQQLPGSAAHAELTGTVFIKTTDPSSSNSGALFLAATSNVANGNTVVADDAGIARTAPLMRKLISVQGALEPSTDDPFRAFISGSGEPLILVYESQVASLLMQKQDPGDMVVLYPDTTVNSAHTFVPLTERARELGTLLATDPRLRELAVLRGFRPQEGVAEFTAATAPHTAYLNTGLTGIRQVGTPTVKILMALAQRAKGQGDTP, from the coding sequence GTGAGACGCATCCTAGGAATCGTCCTGGGCCTCCTCCTGATCGGCGGCGTGCTCTACGTCGTCGCGTTCCAGGGGCAGGATCACCCAGAAACCACGGCAACGAAGACCGTGCGTGGCGTCATCGGCTCGGAGAAGTCCGAATTCTTCCGCGACCCCGACGTCGTCAAGGCCCTTGCCGCCAAGGGCTACACCGTCAAGACGGAGACCTCGGGCTCCTGGGCGATGGACCAGCTCGCCCTCAAGGAGTTCGACTTCGCCTTCCCCAGCAGCAGTGAACCCGCCAAGGAGGTCGCGGCCGCCGCCGGACTCAAGGGGGCCCAGGAGACCAAGCCGTTCTTCTCCCCCCTCGTCGTCATCGCCCGCCCCGGCGCGGCCAAGGTGCTGGCCGACAACGGCCTCGCCAAGATGACCGGCACGCACTCCGGGACCCTGCTCATGGGGCCCTTCCTCACGGCCTCCGGCGAGGACCGCACCTGGCAGCAGCTGCCCGGCTCCGCGGCCCACGCCGAGCTGACCGGCACGGTGTTCATCAAGACCACCGACCCGTCCTCCTCCAACTCCGGCGCCCTCTTCCTCGCCGCCACGTCCAACGTGGCGAACGGCAACACCGTGGTCGCCGACGACGCCGGCATCGCCCGCACCGCGCCGCTGATGCGCAAGCTGATCTCCGTCCAGGGCGCGCTGGAGCCCAGCACCGACGACCCCTTCCGGGCCTTCATCAGCGGCAGCGGCGAACCGCTGATCCTGGTGTACGAGTCCCAGGTGGCCTCGCTGCTGATGCAGAAGCAGGATCCGGGCGACATGGTCGTGCTCTACCCGGACACCACCGTCAACTCGGCGCACACCTTCGTGCCGCTGACCGAGCGGGCGAGGGAGCTGGGCACGCTCCTCGCCACCGATCCGAGGCTGCGCGAACTGGCCGTGCTCCGCGGGTTCCGCCCGCAGGAGGGCGTGGCCGAGTTCACCGCCGCGACCGCACCGCACACCGCCTACCTCAACACGGGGCTGACCGGCATCCGCCAGGTCGGCACACCCACCGTCAAGATCCTGATGGCGCTGGCCCAGCGCGCCAAGGGCCAGGGGGACACGCCATGA